The Paramisgurnus dabryanus chromosome 24, PD_genome_1.1, whole genome shotgun sequence genome contains the following window.
GCGAAtctatcgcgtctttgcattgacttaaacATATAAATCACTCGCACTTAACGCGTCTGGTCTGAACGCACCTTTACACTTCACAATGTCAATCTGTCTTTCATGAAGTCAACACTGAAGTTCATTTAGTTTTCTATAGTTCTTTGTGCAGTTGTATTTCTGTCTCTACAGCCTAAACCGGCATCACCTCCACAAGCTCCTCCTGCGCCCCCGGTTGCAGTTAGCATCCCTCTCCCAGAACTCCCCGTTCTTCTGCCATCACCTCCCGTAGCTCCACCTGCAGCCTCCGCAGTGCCTGTATCCACTCCTGCTCCTGATCCTGTAGAACCAGCTGCATCAGTTGAGCCGCCTGCTCCGGTCGTCGCATCGCCCCCTGTGGTCCCAGATGTCGGTGCAGAGTCATCTGAGCCGGCCGGTGTGACTCCGGCTCCGGTATCTGAGGAAGCCAACCAGGCAGCCCAAGATGAACTGGCCATCGCCCAGTCAGTGGCCAGGTAGAgcctgaaaaatatttaaactgaTAGAGCATTAAATTAGCAGCGCTAAAGGTCACAGGTTCGAGCACCAGGGAATAATTCGCTGTAAAGGGGCGTGTGCACCAAACATGGCTGAAAACTCCTGGCGGACACCGTCTGCCAGCTTGTTTTCAGCTAAACGATTTGGTGGCTATGATACTTCTGTCGTGAAATGATGCGCCAGTTGGTTGtggtgatatttgtcccgcccctcctccactgtgattggacgtatgagtgagaagtgacattgacgagctgagcgtttcacccaaagttCAACCTTTTttaactctcgacgctcagcgttGACAAAACCCATCAGCTGCTGGCGTTTTTGAAATGCGTGGCGCATCCATaggaaacaattaaaaacatacacCGACATTAACGCCTacgtgtgcacgccccctaagtCACTTTGGAGAAAACTGTCTggaaaatgcatgaatgtaaaaaaaatatattctaTATTTAATATGTAAGGTCACAAATTACCTttaatatcaaaatatttttgatatatgattatataatataataaattaataaatgcaaaacCAATATAATTAACAAgtgaaatgtttaatttttttttaatcggtGGTTTGTATTCTGCAGTATTACAGATGAATTGGGTTTGCTAGAAGCAGCTGCTTCAATTCTAGGTATGTTTAGGAGGTGTTTTATTAAACCAGGTTAGAAAAAATAGTATTTAATAAGACTTGACCAATACTCTTTCTGCTTTTGCTCGCTATCCTTTAGTTACAGGACAAGCGTATGAGAATTTGGTGACAGAGATCATGTCGATGGGTTATGAGAGAGAACAGGTGATCGCTGCCTTACAAGCCAGTTACAACAATCCAGACCGGGCAGTTGAATATCTGCTTATGGTAAACTAAACTTTGGTAAATTTATAATCAGTGGTTTTCATGACTGAATCAAAGATATATTGATGACTAAATGGTGATGTGTGTTTCTAAAGGGTATACCGATAGTATCTGAGCAGCCACCCCAAGAAATGGTGCGACCCGCCCCTGTCTCTAACCCCACCCCTGTCTCTAACCCCGCCCCTGTGTCTAACCCCACCCCTCCAGCACCACAGCGACCTCAGCCGCCACCTGCTGCAGCCGGTGAGGAGACATTTGTTCCCTTCTTTTTAAAAACAAGACACATGGTTTGACCGAGCAGCTGGTTCTGTGATTTTGGCAACATAGTGTGTGGACCTTTTTCTAAAAACTGTCTCACAGAAATTGTTTGACTCGGAAATCACAGATACTTGGGTATTCCCAAAATTAAGTTaaggaaattaaaaaaattatttttcttatttttaatgaaatattgcaatgtttattataaatatttgtatccgtgcattatttttgtgtaatttatgTGCCGGCGGGGCTATATTAACTGTCCAATGGCCAGACTTGCAACTCCCGAAAGTCCTGCTCCACATTTTTCGCATTTTCGAAGAAAACACCATCGCAGCTTCCGTTTAATGCCGACTTTATATGAAAAGGATGTCATTGTCTACTCAACATTGCTTTAGATaacctatccctttaagtctcaTATCACAGCATTAATGaataaacatttgatttaatttacataaaatgtaaaactatTGCGGACAGTGAAATAGAACAAATCGCTTTTGTTAACATTTTCTTGATTTGGTCCACTACTATCTTGGACCAGACTCCTGTACTGCCCTTTCTATACTGTGAACAGGTGCAGAACCCAGATCTGCCCCGGCATCCGGAAACCCCCTGGAGTTCCTCAGGAACCAGCCGCAGTTCCAGCAGATGCGACAGATCATCCAGGATAACCCTGCCCTCCTACCTGCCCTGCTGCAGCAGTTGGGTCGAGACAACCCGCAACTCCTGCAGGTGGGTGGAGCTTAACACTTCTCAAGTGGGAGTCCATGCGATTAGGTAACGGCGCAGGTGTAACGCTCATTCATTTTTGCAGCAAATTACGCAGCACCAGGAGCGGTTCGTGCAAATGCTGAACGAACCGCATGCCGAGGAGGGAGCTGCAGAAGCTCAAAGCGTGCCACAGACGAACTACATCCAGGTCACGCCGCAGGAGAAGGAAGCGATCGAGAGGGTGTGCTAGCATTACTTAACATTTTTCAGTATAGTTTATGTTACAGACAAAAACTTGATAGCCGAGCttaaaattttcttaaaaaataaaaaatgcgcAAATATGTTTTGCAGATATAATACACTTCCTCTTTAAGGATACAATATCAGTAGTTTAAGCGGCTATGTtaccattttttattttacagttaaAAGCCCTGGGATTTCCGGAGGGACTCGTCATTCAAGCCTATTTCGCCTGTGAGAAAAACGAAAACCTCGCCGCGAACTTCCTGCTCCAACAGAACTTTGACGACGAATGAACGCTGCTACTTGACGCGACGACACTTGGAGAGCGCAAGCGTTTCGGCCGCATgctgcgtgtgtgtgcgcgtgaaTGTGTGTTAAGTATAGAAAGCTGACTGGTCTTCTGTGATGATAATCATGGAGTCGCAAACAAAGCCATGACGTGAAGTTATGAGAGCAAGCAcagcttttttgttttgatagATCATCCTCAGTAGCAAGGCATCTGCTACTGTTGTGTATCGAGTGAGTTTTTCACATGTCAAAGTTAAAAGCCTGCCAAAAGTCCCCTTGTGGGGAAAATcaggtttttattgttgtttatatgtctatgtattgtttttaatatgctttaagcCATGTGCTAATTCATTATTCAAAACCATTGCTAGTATTATCTTCTAAAAATTGGAGACAGTGCCATTGGTCTCCACGTCCcaaacatgtaaccaatcaTATCAACACACTTAAACGAGTGGATAAGTAGTTAAAGTTATAGATATTATGTATGGATGCTGCTTCTGTGATGCTCACACCTGTTAGCATCAGCGCTAAAATATTAGTTCTCATTGCGTGAAACCAAATTTAGCAGTTTTGCGTCTGAAATTGCCGAATGcagcatctatttacatatatatctatggtctgaggTGGTGCGATTgagtactaatttgcatattcaaagATCCACATATACAAATTAAGGCAAGGGTTTAGACTTACATTcaagatgttttaaaaatactgacaggtaaaacttttaTACCTGTTAGCATTAGCGCTGCAAATGCTCAGTTCACGTATGCATTGTGTGAAACCGAACTTAGCGGTTACGTGACTGAAATTGacgaatgtagcatctatttacatatatatctatggtctgaggTGGTGCAATTAagtactaatttgcataatcATAGATCCACGTATACAAATTAaggcaagggtgtagagttacattcaagctgttttaaaacatgaacaaattactgacaggtaaaacttttaTATAAGATATTATAATAGATGAGTTTTAACTGATAAAATTATTGACGACAGGGTGATCACCCATTTCTTACCTTTATCTCAAACTTTAAGCCATGTGCTAATTCATCATTCAAAACCATTCCTAGTATTATCTTCTAAAAATTGGAGACAGTCCTGTTGGTCTTCACGTCATAAACATGTAACCAATCATATCAACACACTTAAACGATGGATAAGTAGTTAAAGTTATAGATATAATGTATGGATGCTGCTTCTGTCTGTGATGCTCACACGTTAGCATCAGCAATAAAATATTAGTGCTGCAAATGCGCAGTTCACGCATGCATTGCGTGAAACCGAATTTAGCAGTTACGTGTCTGAAATTGccgaatgtagcatctatttacatatatatctatggtctgaggTGTTGCGATTaagtactaatttgcatattcatagatccacGTATACAAATTAAGGCAAGGGTGTAGActtacattcaagctgttttaaaacCTAAAGAAAATACTAAGGTagaatttttataaatgatattataatgctcaaagatgagttttaaccattttaactaaattattgaCTACAGGGGGTGATCACCCATTTCTCACCTTTATATCAAACTCAAGTTATGGGTTTTTAGCTTTTTATGAGAACATTATGAGAGTCATAGTAGACAGCATATTTAATTTGTCAtcaataaaactaaaataaaggcCTTGGGGAATAGGTGTTCAGTCTGTTCAATGTGTCTGTactatatttatgtttttttataatttaaccaCACTAAGGTACACAACAGTACAACCCATTGAGCAAACTGTACATCTGTTTATAAAGGCCTTCAATAAATGCCACGTTCTTTACACAAGTGGCCATTATGTTTCAGTTTCTAACATTCATGCATGACACAAAACTAACATCTGTTCTTTTGCAAGCTACCTTCCACCCcaagttatattaaataacaataaaaataaactagaTGTTCTGCCCGGCATGGTCAGGCTGGTATTCATAAATAACCCATGTAGTGAAGAGTTGATGCAAAACAGTatttaaagtgtgacaatcctACATTTTATTtccaaatttatttaaattgttgTTTCACTTTTGTTAAGTTCTTGTTCCCACTAAGAGAGTGACGTTGTGGAGCATAAACCAGTTCAGTATGCAGTAGTAACTGAATGATTAATGATTATGAATGGAGCCCAAAATGCTGCAATAACCGTAGAGTGTTTCAGTCTTGAAAACCTCATGAAATATGCATCTGATTtgaatatatttacatattcgaGAAGACAGACACTCTTGGCTTTTATTTTGCTCAAGATTAAGTGCCAAACTCAGTTGCAGGAGCAGGAAAATGGACAAAAACAAGAGTTTGTTTTAGACATCATAGTGTGCAATCCTTAAAATATACACAGAATAGTctgcatatattttttatataactgATTAATCCTGGTTATGCTGGTTTTAAGTTTAGGAGGTTCACCGAAGAACACAAAGCAAGTTGGCGTCCTGTTTACAGTCTTTTCATTTCAGCATTTTATACGATCATCTcatctgttgggatttgatgtgtgaaattaaaatgaatgagtttggtcttaaaatgcattaaacggTTTGCTGGATTATGAATGTATCGTTTCAGTGGCGTGTGAAATAAATCGCTTTTAAAAAGCTGAGTTTAAAGGCCgtgtaaagtcatttcagagaattgtttataaacactttataaatgttagaaatttAATCATGTTGCAAAGACTGTAAACTATGTTGAATTGTGGCATTAGATCGTTAAACAgttttccacatttctgtgttcaggattatttgggcggggctaaaatgTTGGCTCAGTGGCGCACTTGAGCCCCCTAACATGACCCCACCCCTAACACAATCGCGAGTATACAGTCAGGTTGTAGCAAGTTGTGAGTTTTCCCgtaagtgggcgtggtttcagtgcTGAATAGGCACACGCCCCCAGCATTTGAGATTTTGctaacttttttatttactttatggattttaaatatttaaatttgttggggtagttaaTAACAAATTTTTCCGTAGTGTGAAAacttaaaacacatttaatgtcggactttacacagactttgaGTGTCTGCATCAGGTGCATCATTAAATTCATAATCACACCATTTAGTTTGCTAAATACAACagaaaccattacagaaattcTATAATGGGAATTTTAatggtttaaaggggacatttcacaagacttttaagatgtaaaataaatatttggtgtctccAGTGTACAAATTAGAAGATTTAGCTTAaaatatcatatatatatatataatttattatagcatgttaaaattgtctctttgtaggtgtaagcaaagatgtgctgtttttgggtgtgtaatttaaaatgcaaatgagttgatctctgcactaaatagcagtgctgtggttggatagtgcagattaggggTGGGCCGATCCAATACTTTGGATCGGATATCGGGTCAATACGGAccttttttgctggatcggGCATCGAAAAAACGGGGCCGATCCAAATCCGATACTGTGCATTACTTGTGGTTGTTACTGTCAtgctacagaaaagtcaaactattataaaagcaccataaatgtTATTATACACTATATTCAAAATCTTCCTAATATATTCAACAGCCTTATGcgaaaaacaaatgcaaatatgaagatatttaaggtcacaaaaactGAATGGTTTGGTGCTCGCCGAGTTACACTGGAGTAGCGTGAATTAAATatgtcatacacacacacacacacacaaacacacacaaaagccGTATTTTAAACATCTGATTAAAAAGTCTTTCATGTTGTGACAGTTTGCGCAATTAAGTAAAAATGTACTTGAACTTTTTATTTGCTCAGTCGTATGTCCACTCAAAAAcaattattacaattataaaaacacttaaattcttttaacttgtatctcattaaaaaaaaattcacttgacATGATATTCTCTTGATTTTGTGcaacatgttttgtgtgtatatgtgtgcgtatatatatttatgtgtttatacacacacaattCTAAATGGATCAAGAAAAATACTAGTATTGGATCGGGATCGGTATCGGTCGATACTCAGAATACAGGTATCGAAATCGTATCGGTAATAGAAAAAGTGGATCGTCCCAGCcctagtgcagattaaggggcggtattatccccttctgacatcccagggggagtcaaatttcaaatagctattttttcacatgcttgcagagaatggtttaccaaaactaagttactgtgttaatctttttcacatttttaagcTTGATAGaggcactggggacccaattatagcacttaaacatggaaaaagtcagattttcatgatatgtcccctttaaaggtaaCTATACCGGTTATGTTTTGGGTCCATTGAACACACCACAAATAAATTGTGAAATTGTTTTAATGTGAAACAGATTTTAGTTCATAACTGTAATGCAAACCAATAgagtttgtattgttttatttatggtCAGCAGGGGTTGTATTAAAATTTAGGGGATTTCTGGCATCCCAAAAACTTTAGTAGATGCTAGCAGATGGAGATACCGTAGTACTTTACTATAATTTATGATAGTTAGTTTCATAATGGCATCTGTAAAGACTGCGCTTCGTGAtttcctcgttagtatagtggtgAGTATCCCCGCCTGTCACGCGggagaccggggttcgattccccgacggggaggttgCAAATTTTCCCCAAAGAATGTTTATTTGTGTCAACTAAATAGGATTTTGAAGTACAgtgtattatatttttaataacaatTATATTAGGTAAAAACACAACCCACATTGAAAGCACACTGGTATACTTTAGTATGTAGGCCTATTACAGCAAACTTGTAATTTGTAGTGTATTAGTACACTAAACATATATGTAGTATTAAATCAATCACAACACGTTGTTAATTTGTACTATATTCAGTAGTATTAACTCTAGAGAAATAATTAACTGCCGTAAATAGTATAGTATAGCCTACTGTAGAGTATCTAGTAAAGTATGTAGAGTAACTAGTAAAGTAAATACTGAAGTATACTACATAGATAATTTGGGAAATGCAAAGTATAGGCCTAGTTTTAACTCTTCATCATGAGACAAATGAAGTAAGAAAGTGTGTCAGAAATGAATAGATGCTATGCACTGCATTTTTTCATCTATCTAATGGTGGTTTAAAGACATCT
Protein-coding sequences here:
- the rad23ab gene encoding RAD23 homolog A, nucleotide excision repair protein b, which translates into the protein MASFHNNISSRTIIIIILLISRQQKTAESHLHALSSRTLTTRISRTDTMITVTLKTLQQQTFKVQIDEELTVKALKEKIEEEKGKDSFPAAGQKLIYAGKILNDDIPLKEYKIDEKNFVVVMASKPKPASPPQAPPAPPVAVSIPLPELPVLLPSPPVAPPAASAVPVSTPAPDPVEPAASVEPPAPVVASPPVVPDVGAESSEPAGVTPAPVSEEANQAAQDELAIAQSVASITDELGLLEAAASILVTGQAYENLVTEIMSMGYEREQVIAALQASYNNPDRAVEYLLMGIPIVSEQPPQEMVRPAPVSNPTPVSNPAPVSNPTPPAPQRPQPPPAAAGAEPRSAPASGNPLEFLRNQPQFQQMRQIIQDNPALLPALLQQLGRDNPQLLQQITQHQERFVQMLNEPHAEEGAAEAQSVPQTNYIQVTPQEKEAIERLKALGFPEGLVIQAYFACEKNENLAANFLLQQNFDDE